In a genomic window of Cyprinus carpio isolate SPL01 chromosome A10, ASM1834038v1, whole genome shotgun sequence:
- the LOC122146443 gene encoding peptidyl-tRNA hydrolase 2, mitochondrial-like isoform X1 translates to MLNSLTSTDTRMDSEYGPVALGILAGVGCGLCLGWHLSGHSGRSSRSMMAPLGNSEASVMGESGEFKMILVVRTDLKMGKGKVAAQCSHAAVSAYKQVQRRNPELLKQWEYCGQPKVVVKAPDEDCLLELLSHAKEVGLAVSLIQDAGRTQIAPGSRTVLGVGPGPADLVDKVTGHLKLY, encoded by the exons ATGCTCAATAGTCTCACCAGCACTG ATACGAGGAtggattctgagtatgggcctGTCGCGCTGGGTATACTGGCAGGTGTAGGCTGTGGGCTCTGCCTCGGATGGCACCTCAGTGGGCATTCTGGCAGATCGTCCCGCAGCATGATGGCACCTTTAGGAAACAGCGAAGCCAGCGTGATGGGCGAAAGCGGAGAGTTCAAAATGATCCTAGTGGTCCGAACCGATCTGAAGATGGGAAAAGGTAAAGTGGCGGCCCAGTGCTCCCACGCTGCTGTGTCCGCCTACAAGCAGGTCCAGCGCAGAAACCCAGAGCTCCTGAAACAGTGGGAGTACTGTGGTCAGCCCAAAGTGGTGGTCAAGGCTCCAGACGAGGATTGTCTGCTGGAGCTGCTGTCCCACGCTAAAGAGGTCGGACTGGCGGTCAGTTTAATCCAAGATGCTGGAAGAACCCAAATTGCACCAGGGTCTCGGACGGTTCTTGGTGTGGGACCGGGACCTGCTGATCTTGTTGATAAAGTGACTGGACACCTAAAATTGTATTGA
- the LOC122146443 gene encoding peptidyl-tRNA hydrolase 2, mitochondrial-like isoform X2 — MDSEYGPVALGILAGVGCGLCLGWHLSGHSGRSSRSMMAPLGNSEASVMGESGEFKMILVVRTDLKMGKGKVAAQCSHAAVSAYKQVQRRNPELLKQWEYCGQPKVVVKAPDEDCLLELLSHAKEVGLAVSLIQDAGRTQIAPGSRTVLGVGPGPADLVDKVTGHLKLY, encoded by the coding sequence AtggattctgagtatgggcctGTCGCGCTGGGTATACTGGCAGGTGTAGGCTGTGGGCTCTGCCTCGGATGGCACCTCAGTGGGCATTCTGGCAGATCGTCCCGCAGCATGATGGCACCTTTAGGAAACAGCGAAGCCAGCGTGATGGGCGAAAGCGGAGAGTTCAAAATGATCCTAGTGGTCCGAACCGATCTGAAGATGGGAAAAGGTAAAGTGGCGGCCCAGTGCTCCCACGCTGCTGTGTCCGCCTACAAGCAGGTCCAGCGCAGAAACCCAGAGCTCCTGAAACAGTGGGAGTACTGTGGTCAGCCCAAAGTGGTGGTCAAGGCTCCAGACGAGGATTGTCTGCTGGAGCTGCTGTCCCACGCTAAAGAGGTCGGACTGGCGGTCAGTTTAATCCAAGATGCTGGAAGAACCCAAATTGCACCAGGGTCTCGGACGGTTCTTGGTGTGGGACCGGGACCTGCTGATCTTGTTGATAAAGTGACTGGACACCTAAAATTGTATTGA